One genomic segment of Ricinus communis isolate WT05 ecotype wild-type chromosome 5, ASM1957865v1, whole genome shotgun sequence includes these proteins:
- the LOC8272283 gene encoding caffeoyl-CoA O-methyltransferase isoform X1, with the protein MNPLPPKGILQSHALEKYIYETSIYPREHEELKNLRETTVEKYGSRSIMSVPVDEGLFIAMLVKIMNARRTLEIGVFTGYSLLATALALPDDGQVTAIDIDKEAFEVGLPFIRKSGVEHKINFIKSEAKSVLSELLSNQDKPREEYDFAFVDADKPNYKHYHEQLLKLVKVGGIIAYDNTLWFGFVAQEENAVPEHMRHSRKAILEINKFLANDPRIEISQVSVGDGITLCRRLY; encoded by the exons ATGAACCCACTTCCTCCGAAAGGGATCCTCCAGAGCCATGCTCTTGAAAAG TACATCTATGAAACTAGTATATATCCTAGAGAGCATGAAGAACTCAAGAATTTACGGGAAACTACAGTGGAGAAGTATGGCAGCAG GAGCATCATGTCTGTGCCAGTAGATGAAGGGCTATTCATAGCAATGCTTGTGAAGATCATGAACGCCAGGAGGACATTGGAAATTGGTGTTTTTACAGGCTATTCTCTCCTTGCCACAGCGCTTGCTTTGCCTGATGATGGCCAG GTAACAGCAATAGACATAGATAAAGAAGCTTTTGAAGTTGGATTACCATTCATCCGGAAATCAGGCGTAGAGCAcaaaatcaatttcatcaaaTCAGAGGCCAAGTCGGTACTAAGTGAATTATTGAGTAAT CAGGATAAGCCCAGGGAGGAATATGATTTTGCATTTGTGGATGCTGACAAGCCAAACTACAAACACTACCATGAGCAATTGCTGAAACTTGTTAAGGTTGGAGGAATTATAGCGTATGATAATACCTTATGGTTTGGTTTTGTTGCGCAAGAAGAAAATGCAGTGCCAGAGCATATGAGGCATTCAAGAAAAGCTATACTGGAAATCAATAAGTTTTTAGCTAATGATCCTCGCATCGAGATCTCACAAGTTTCTGTTGGGGATGGTATCACTTTATGCAGGCGTCTTTATTGA
- the LOC8272284 gene encoding heat stress transcription factor A-8, translated as MVKSGEDGSLSSVAPFLKKCYEMVDDDSTNSIISWSQDNDNFIIWDMTQFSIQLLPKYFKHNNFSSFIRQLNIYGFRKTDTDRWEFANDGFIRGKKHLLKNICRRKNSQGADNRKSLQQQDNAVESCDKIGNEGLWKEIENLKTSKNALMQELIKLRQHQENTDNKLVLLRDRFQGMEKNQQQMLSFLVMVMQSPGFLAQLLHPKENNWRMAEPGSIVEQGADEEQWASGRMIVKYQPPIDEMLTPMEVNYQPPIEEMPASMVSENPQESNPFPDGIKDSFLSPDFMKLLMDENLSSFETLAPFILPEFPDDGAWEQLLLASSFSQNVEESKRDADAENEIGIAASGNQVDQLDESENFGFLVEDIEKYQSLESKSMDYENHSGKSQNLEIVTKKMALLTSEINQKNSL; from the exons ATGGTGAAATCAGGAGAAGATGGCTCTTTATCATCAGTGGCTCCTTTTCTCAAGAAATGTTATGAAATGGTGGATGATGACTCTACAAACTCCATCATTTCTTGGAGCCAAGATAATGATAACTTTATTATATGGGACATGACTCAATTTTCTATTCAATTGCTTCCTAAGTACTTCAAGCACAACAATTTCTCAAGTTTCATAAGGCAGCTCAATATCTAT gGATTCAGGAAAACCGATACAGACCGTTGGGAATTTGCAAATGATGGATTTATCAGAGGCAAAAAACATTTGTTAAAGAATATCTGCAGAAGGAAAAATTCTCAGGGCGCAGACAATCGAAAATCATTGCAGCAGCAGGACAACGCAGTTGAGTCCTGTGACAAAATTGGAAATGAGGGCCTGTGGAAGGAAATTGAGAATCTGAAGACCAGCAAAAATGCACTAATGCAGGAGTTAATTAAGCTTAGGCAACATCAGGAAAATACAGACAATAAATTGGTCCTCTTGAGAGATCGTTTTCAAGGAATGGAAAAAAATCAGCAGCAGATGCTTTCATTCTTAGTCATGGTCATGCAAAGCCCAGGATTTCTGGCTCAGCTGCTTcacccaaaagaaaataattggcGGATGGCTGAACCAGGAAGCATAGTAGAACAGGGTGCAGATGAAGAACAATGGGCTTCTGGTAGGATGATAGTAAAGTACCAGCCTCCAATTGATGAGATGCTTACACCTATGGAAGTAAATTACCAGCCTCCGATAGAAGAGATGCCTGCATCTATGGTTTCAGAAAACCCACAAGAATCTAACCCTTTTCCTGATGGGATAAAAGATTCTTTCCTGAGTCctgattttatgaaattacTTATGGATGAGAATTTGTCTTCTTTTGAAACGCTTGCCCCATTTATTCTACCAGAATTTCCAGATGATGGTGCATGGGAACAACTGCTTTTAGCCAGTTCTTTCTCACAGAATGTTGAAGAATCCAAACGAGATGCGGATGCTGAAAATGAAATTGGGATAGCAGCTTCTGGAAACCAGGTTGACCAATTGGATGAATCTGaaaattttggatttttagTGGAAGATATAGAAAAGTACCAGAGCTTGGAGAGCAAATCAATGGATTATGAAAATCATTCAGGGAAGTCTCAGAACTTGGAAATTGTAACCAAGAAGATGGCTCTTTTGACATCAGAAATTAACCAAAAGAATAGTCTGTAG
- the LOC112536203 gene encoding protein KNATM yields the protein MEAEGEIVMEVKSTENEKHCKNGSSRAAKEEEEEEEKEIQKRILGHPLYSLLVETHIDCLKVGLGEIANVDPKQQANVEPQSPKKGSSDLSLFMDCMAFGSKLFIFLGKQEAYCVALNKLKEAMEESLQETAKFIKAMHNQLAEINDKDQ from the exons ATGGAAGCAGAGGGAGAGATAGTGATGGAGGTTAAAAGTACTGAGAACGAAAAACACTGTAAAAATGGTAGCTCGAGGGCTgcaaaggaagaagaagaagaagaagaaaaagagatacaGAAGAGAATATTAGGGCATCCTTTGTATTCCCTTTTAGTTGAGACACATATCGACTGCCTCAAG GTGGGCTTAGGTGAAATCGCAAATGTTGATCCGAAACAACAAGCAAACGTAGAACCTCAAAGTCCCAAAAAAGGATCTTCCGACCTCAGTCTCTTCATG GATTGTATGGCATTTGGCTCAaaactttttatctttttgggCAAGCAGGAAGCATATTGCGTTGCCTTGAACAAGCTCAAAGAGGCGATGGAGGAATCATTGCAAGAGACGGCAAAATTTATTAAGGCCATGCATAATCAATTAGCGGAGATCAATGACAAGGATCAGTGA
- the LOC8272285 gene encoding vacuolar iron transporter 1 isoform X2 codes for MAATGDIQVNLEPEKQSLLNQHKERHFTAGEIVRDIIIGVSDGLTVPFALAAGLSGANATSSIVLTAGVAEVAAGAISMGLGGYLAAKSESDHYARELKREQEEIVTVPDTAEVAEILAQYGIEPHEYQPVVNALRKQPQAWLDFMMKFELGLEKPDPRRALQSAFTIAIAYILGGIVPLIPYMFIPRAQDAVVASVILTLIALLIFGYAKGHFTGNKPFRNAFQTCLIGAIASAAAFGMAKVVQA; via the exons ATGGCAGCTACTGGTGATATCCAAGTTAACCTAGAACCAGAGAAACAATCTCTTCTCAATCAGCACAAAGAACGCCACTTCACCGCCGGTGAAATTGTTCGCGATATTATTATCGGAGTATCCGACGGTCTTACCGTCCCTTTCGCTCTCGCTGCCGGTTTATCCGGCGCCAATGCTACCTCTTCTATCGTCCTCACCGCCGGCGTCGCCGAAGTGGCCGCCGGTGCTATCTCTATGGGACTCGGAGG GTATTTAGCAGCGAAGAGTGAATCGGATCATTACGCGAGGGAACTAAAGAGAGAACAAGAAGAGATCGTGACGGTTCCTGATACAG CTGAGGTGGCAGAGATATTAGCACAGTACGGAATAGAGCCACATGAATATCAACCTGTTGTTAATGCTCTTAGGAAACAACCTCAAGCTTGGCTTGATTTCATGATGAA GTTTGAACTGGGATTGGAGAAGCCAGACCCAAGAAGAGCACTACAGAGTGCATTTACTATTGCCATTGCTTATATTTTGGGTGGCATAGTACCCCTCATTCCTTACATGTTTATTCCAAGAGCTCAAGATGCTGTGGTTGCATCAGTCATCTTAACCTTAATCGCATTGCTCATTTTTGGCTATGCTAAGGGACACTTCACAGGTAATAAACCCTTCAGGAATGCCTTCCAAACTTGCCTTATTGGAGCCATTGCATCTGCTGCTGCATTTGGCATGGCTAAGGTTGTCCAAGCATAA
- the LOC8272283 gene encoding caffeoyl-CoA O-methyltransferase isoform X3, which yields MNPLPPKGILQSHALEKVCIELSSSTSMKLVYILESMKNSRIYGKLQWRSMAAGNYIMSVPVDEGLFIAMLVKIMNARRTLEIGVFTGYSLLATALALPDDGQVTAIDIDKEAFEVGLPFIRKSGVEHKINFIKSEAKSVLSELLSNDKPREEYDFAFVDADKPNYKHYHEQLLKLVKVGGIIAYDNTLWFGFVAQEENAVPEHMRHSRKAILEINKFLANDPRIEISQVSVGDGITLCRRLY from the exons ATGAACCCACTTCCTCCGAAAGGGATCCTCCAGAGCCATGCTCTTGAAAAGGTTTGTATAGAACTCTCTa GCAGTACATCTATGAAACTAGTATATATCCTAGAGAGCATGAAGAACTCAAGAATTTACGGGAAACTACAGTGGAGAAGTATGGCAGCAGGTAACTA CATCATGTCTGTGCCAGTAGATGAAGGGCTATTCATAGCAATGCTTGTGAAGATCATGAACGCCAGGAGGACATTGGAAATTGGTGTTTTTACAGGCTATTCTCTCCTTGCCACAGCGCTTGCTTTGCCTGATGATGGCCAG GTAACAGCAATAGACATAGATAAAGAAGCTTTTGAAGTTGGATTACCATTCATCCGGAAATCAGGCGTAGAGCAcaaaatcaatttcatcaaaTCAGAGGCCAAGTCGGTACTAAGTGAATTATTGAGTAAT GATAAGCCCAGGGAGGAATATGATTTTGCATTTGTGGATGCTGACAAGCCAAACTACAAACACTACCATGAGCAATTGCTGAAACTTGTTAAGGTTGGAGGAATTATAGCGTATGATAATACCTTATGGTTTGGTTTTGTTGCGCAAGAAGAAAATGCAGTGCCAGAGCATATGAGGCATTCAAGAAAAGCTATACTGGAAATCAATAAGTTTTTAGCTAATGATCCTCGCATCGAGATCTCACAAGTTTCTGTTGGGGATGGTATCACTTTATGCAGGCGTCTTTATTGA
- the LOC8272286 gene encoding vacuolar iron transporter 1 has translation MAQNGYVDPEKQKLLLQEHEEKHFMSSEIVRDVIIGVSDGLTVPFALAAGLSGANATSSIILVAGIAEVAAGAISMGLGGYLAAKSEADHYMKELKREQEEINSVPDIEAAECGEILAEYGVEPHEYEPVINALRRNPQHWLDFMMKFELGLEKPDPMRALQSALTIAISYIVGGLVPLSPYMMFPLAREAMFASVVITILALLIFGFVKGYFTGNQPFKSAIQTAFIGAIASAAAYSIAKLFRV, from the exons ATGGCACAAAATGGTTATGTTGATCCAGAAAAGCAGAAGTTGCTCCTCCAAGAACATGAAGAGAAACATTTCATGTCCAGTGAGATTGTCCGCGACGTAATTATCGGCGTCTCAGACGGTCTTACCGTCCCTTTTGCCCTTGCCGCCGGCCTGTCCGGTGCCAATGCGACATCAAGTATCATTCTTGTTGCTGGCATTGCAGAAGTGGCTGCTGGTGCCATTTCAATGGGACTTGGAGG GTATCTTGCGGCCAAAAGCGAAGCTGATCACTACATGAAGGAGTTAAAACGAGAACAAGAAGAGATCAATAGTGTCCCTGATATAG AGGCAGCTGAATGTGGAGAAATATTGGCAGAATATGGAGTTGAGCCACATGAATATGAGCCTGTGATAAATGCTCTGAGGAGGAACCCTCAACATTGGCTGGATTTCATGATGAA GTTTGAACTGGGACTGGAGAAACCAGATCCGATGAGAGCACTACAGAGTGCACTGACAATAGCCATTTCTTACATAGTGGGGGGATTGGTGCCTCTCTCACCATATATGATGTTTCCACTTGCTAGAGAAGCTATGTTTGCATCTGTTGTAATAACAATACTGGCACTCCTGATATTTGGGTTTGTCAAGGGTTATTTTACTGGTAATCAACCTTTCAAGAGTGCTATTCAAACTGCCTTCATTGGAGCTATAGCTTCTGCTGCTGCTTATTCCATTGCTAAGCTTTTCAGAGTTTAA
- the LOC8272283 gene encoding caffeoyl-CoA O-methyltransferase isoform X2, which produces MNPLPPKGILQSHALEKYIYETSIYPREHEELKNLRETTVEKYGSRSIMSVPVDEGLFIAMLVKIMNARRTLEIGVFTGYSLLATALALPDDGQVTAIDIDKEAFEVGLPFIRKSGVEHKINFIKSEAKSVLSELLSNDKPREEYDFAFVDADKPNYKHYHEQLLKLVKVGGIIAYDNTLWFGFVAQEENAVPEHMRHSRKAILEINKFLANDPRIEISQVSVGDGITLCRRLY; this is translated from the exons ATGAACCCACTTCCTCCGAAAGGGATCCTCCAGAGCCATGCTCTTGAAAAG TACATCTATGAAACTAGTATATATCCTAGAGAGCATGAAGAACTCAAGAATTTACGGGAAACTACAGTGGAGAAGTATGGCAGCAG GAGCATCATGTCTGTGCCAGTAGATGAAGGGCTATTCATAGCAATGCTTGTGAAGATCATGAACGCCAGGAGGACATTGGAAATTGGTGTTTTTACAGGCTATTCTCTCCTTGCCACAGCGCTTGCTTTGCCTGATGATGGCCAG GTAACAGCAATAGACATAGATAAAGAAGCTTTTGAAGTTGGATTACCATTCATCCGGAAATCAGGCGTAGAGCAcaaaatcaatttcatcaaaTCAGAGGCCAAGTCGGTACTAAGTGAATTATTGAGTAAT GATAAGCCCAGGGAGGAATATGATTTTGCATTTGTGGATGCTGACAAGCCAAACTACAAACACTACCATGAGCAATTGCTGAAACTTGTTAAGGTTGGAGGAATTATAGCGTATGATAATACCTTATGGTTTGGTTTTGTTGCGCAAGAAGAAAATGCAGTGCCAGAGCATATGAGGCATTCAAGAAAAGCTATACTGGAAATCAATAAGTTTTTAGCTAATGATCCTCGCATCGAGATCTCACAAGTTTCTGTTGGGGATGGTATCACTTTATGCAGGCGTCTTTATTGA
- the LOC8272285 gene encoding vacuolar iron transporter 1 isoform X1 — MAATGDIQVNLEPEKQSLLNQHKERHFTAGEIVRDIIIGVSDGLTVPFALAAGLSGANATSSIVLTAGVAEVAAGAISMGLGGYLAAKSESDHYARELKREQEEIVTVPDTEAAEVAEILAQYGIEPHEYQPVVNALRKQPQAWLDFMMKFELGLEKPDPRRALQSAFTIAIAYILGGIVPLIPYMFIPRAQDAVVASVILTLIALLIFGYAKGHFTGNKPFRNAFQTCLIGAIASAAAFGMAKVVQA; from the exons ATGGCAGCTACTGGTGATATCCAAGTTAACCTAGAACCAGAGAAACAATCTCTTCTCAATCAGCACAAAGAACGCCACTTCACCGCCGGTGAAATTGTTCGCGATATTATTATCGGAGTATCCGACGGTCTTACCGTCCCTTTCGCTCTCGCTGCCGGTTTATCCGGCGCCAATGCTACCTCTTCTATCGTCCTCACCGCCGGCGTCGCCGAAGTGGCCGCCGGTGCTATCTCTATGGGACTCGGAGG GTATTTAGCAGCGAAGAGTGAATCGGATCATTACGCGAGGGAACTAAAGAGAGAACAAGAAGAGATCGTGACGGTTCCTGATACAG AGGCAGCTGAGGTGGCAGAGATATTAGCACAGTACGGAATAGAGCCACATGAATATCAACCTGTTGTTAATGCTCTTAGGAAACAACCTCAAGCTTGGCTTGATTTCATGATGAA GTTTGAACTGGGATTGGAGAAGCCAGACCCAAGAAGAGCACTACAGAGTGCATTTACTATTGCCATTGCTTATATTTTGGGTGGCATAGTACCCCTCATTCCTTACATGTTTATTCCAAGAGCTCAAGATGCTGTGGTTGCATCAGTCATCTTAACCTTAATCGCATTGCTCATTTTTGGCTATGCTAAGGGACACTTCACAGGTAATAAACCCTTCAGGAATGCCTTCCAAACTTGCCTTATTGGAGCCATTGCATCTGCTGCTGCATTTGGCATGGCTAAGGTTGTCCAAGCATAA